A DNA window from Zingiber officinale cultivar Zhangliang chromosome 3A, Zo_v1.1, whole genome shotgun sequence contains the following coding sequences:
- the LOC122052970 gene encoding phosphatidylinositol 4-kinase gamma 6-like translates to MAVSIFNRSISSDYNGSNQSEGKPGGRRRVFVQTETGCVLGIELDRGDNVHTVKRRLQIALNVPTEESSLTVGDLVLKNDLSAVRNDSPLLLTRNALHRSSSTPCLSPTGKDIQQRDRSGPIEILVCSSRCCQTKELVKDVVKAIKIGIDPIPVHSGLGGAYYFRNIKGESVAIVKPTDEEPFAPNNPKGFTGKALGQPGLKRSVRVGETGFREVAAYLLDYDHFANVPPTVLVKITHSVFNVNEAMNYGTSGKGTIDRKRSVVSKIASFQQFIPHDFDASDHGTSSFSVAAVHRIGILDIRIFNTDRHAGNLLVKKCHATTGGFGAQTQLIPIDHGLCLPESLEDPYFEWIHWPQASIPFSEDELKYIANLDPVKDSEMLRMELPMIREACLRVLILSTIFLKEAAVWGLCLADIGEMMSREFKGMEEEPSELEVVCIKVRRLIAERSVFSPVINPHDDDAIQFDIECEEDDALTVKSPSSYYFGSKGKISKNPLSRLDESFEEELEDEVNGESEVEEHCFYPPSCEWSQHVPSLTASLKGISLTRKNQHCPRASCAATRFHNGGGASKFQVGNSRSANEPMPTSVSFVKLADMGEDEWSAFLEKFQELLQDAFHSRKSGSTGLRQKQRLGTSCQF, encoded by the coding sequence ATGGCTGTTTCCATTTTCAATCGTTCCATCAGCAGTGATTACAATGGTAGCAATCAAAGCGAAGGAAAGCCAGGTGGGCGGAGACGGGTGTTTGTCCAAACAGAAACTGGCTGTGTGTTGGGGATTGAACTAGATCGTGGGGATAATGTCCACACTGTAAAAAGAAGATTACAAATTGCTCTCAATGTTCCTACTGAAGAGAGCTCTCTTACGGTTGGTGATCTTGTGCTGAAAAATGACCTTAGTGCTGTCCGGAATGATTCTCCTTTACTTCTTACAAGGAATGCACTGCACAGAAGCTCTTCCACTCCATGTCTCTCCCCAACTGGAAAGGACATCCAACAAAGAGATCGAAGTGGtccaattgaaattttagtgTGCTCAAGCCGCTGTTGTCAAACAAAGGAGCTGGTTAAGGATGTCGTGAAGGCCATTAAAATTGGCATTGATCCAATTCCTGTTCATAGCGGCCTTGGTGGTGCTTATTATTTTAGGAATATTAAAGGTGAGAGCGTTGCTATTGTAAAGCCTACTGATGAAGAACCATTTGCACCAAATAACCCTAAAGGCTTTACTGGCAAGGCACTTGGACAACCGGGATTGAAGAGATCAGTGCGGGTTGGTGAGACTGGATTCAGAGAAGTTGCTGCATATCTTCTTGATTACGATCATTTTGCCAATGTTCCTCCGACTGTCCTTGTCAAAATTACTCATTCAGTTTTCAATGTGAATGAAGCTATGAACTACGGCACCAGTGGTAAAGGTACTATTGATAGGAAGCGTAGTGTTGTAAGCAAGATAGCATCTTTTCAGCAGTTCATTCCGCATGACTTTGATGCAAGTGACCATGGAACCTCCAGCTTCTCAGTTGCAGCTGTACACAGGATAGGTATACTTGATATTAGAATTTTCAATACTGACAGGCATGCTGGAAATCTTTTGGTGAAGAAATGTCATGCAACTACAGGAGGATTTGGGGCTCAGACACAACTCATTCCGATTGATCATGGTCTATGTTTGCCAGAAAGTTTGGAGGATCCTTATTTTGAGTGGATCCACTGGCCACAGGCATCAATCCCTTTCTCTGAGGATGAGCTCAAGTATATTGCTAATCTTGATCCCGTGAAAGATTCTGAGATGCTTCGGATGGAGTTACCTATGATCCGCGAAGCCTGTCTTAGAGTTTTGATTTTGTCGACTATTTTTCTTAAGGAAGCAGCTGTTTGGGGACTTTGCCTAGCAGATATTGGTGAGATGATGAGCAGGGAGTTCAAGGGAATGGAAGAAGAGCCAAGTGAACTGGAAGTTGTGTGTATTAAGGTGAGACGGTTGATAGCAGAAAGATCTGTTTTTTCTCCAGTTATTAACCCACATGATGATGATGCAATTCAATTCGATATAGAATGTGAGGAAGATGATGCACTGACTGTGAAATCACCATCATCTTATTATTTTGGATCAaaaggaaaaatatctaaaaatccacTTTCACGTTTAGACGAGAGCTTTGAGGAGGAGCTGGAAGATGAGGTGAATGGAGAGAGCGAAGTGGAGGAACATTGTTTCTACCCCCCTAGTTGTGAATGGTCTCAACATGTTCCAAGTCTGACTGCTTCTCTGAAGGGCATAAGCCTCACCAGAAAGAACCAACATTGTCCAAGAGCTAGCTGTGCGGCTACTAGATTTCATAATGGTGGAGGTGCCAGCAAGTTTCAGGTCGGTAATAGTAGGAGTGCAAATGAACCAATGCCCACGAGTGTCAGTTTTGTGAAACTTGCTGACATGGGGGAGGATGAGTGGTCTGCATTTCTTGAGAAATTCCAGGAGTTGCTTCAAGATGCATTCCATAGCCGGAAAAGTGGTTCTACTGGCCTGAGACAAAAGCAGAGGTTGGGCACTTCTTGCCAGTTTTGA